In Raphanus sativus cultivar WK10039 chromosome 5, ASM80110v3, whole genome shotgun sequence, the following proteins share a genomic window:
- the LOC108856408 gene encoding serine/threonine-protein kinase ATG1a, giving the protein MDEAARLVGDYELGPKLGSGSFAVVWLAKHRSSGLEVAVKEIDKKKLSPKVRDNLLKEISILSTIHHPNIIRFYEAIETGDRIFLVLEYCSGGDLAEYINLHGKVSEPVAKHFMRQLALGLQVLQEKHCIHRDLKPQNLLLSSKEVTPLLKIGDFGFARSLTPESMAETFCGSPLYMAPEIIRNQKYDAKADLWSAGAILFQLVTGKPPFDGTNHIQLFQNIVRDTELKFPRDGLNEIHPDCVDLCRSLLRRDPIERLTFREFFSHRFLQEPRQMPGVAHSDDSTSSSAQPSGGINRSKSSSENVYKHASSSSSASTSNMLMQHDVSCDKTRKDNEGQCSSNPLGVLDSLELIEREYVLVNRPSEGSSDCFDTSLHKASSSSLEAQRPLPASGGSHLLTEVQRLTIVHPPMKLQLLHQYAEALTQVAREMDNAGQVKESFAVTLVVLAAWRKALEICDSWMVSVGEDRVNTAAPGTSNPDLNSPAVAKTWVTQEFVTAFNQAETSSARLNETSAATHMPDAMETIYDKALAYGKSGGAEEYLNNKESAARLYKKAILLLSFIIEEAVTLPLNPPFSLTPDDKKRILYYISNLQHRRSHL; this is encoded by the exons ATGGACGAGGCGGCACGACTAGTGGGTGACTACGAACTTGGCCCGAAACTGGGGTCCGGTTCCTTCGCTGTGGTGTGGCTAGCGAAGCATCGATCGTCTGGTTTAGAAGTCGCTGTCAAGGAGATTGATAAGAAGAAGCTTAGCCCTAAAGTCAGAGACAATCTCCTCAAGGAGATTTCGATTCTCAGCACCATCCATCATCCCAACATCATCCGCTTCTACGAAGCTATCGAG ACTGGAGATAGGATCTTCCTTGTGTTGGAGTACTGTAGTGGAGGTGATCTTGCTGAGTATATTAATCTCCATGGCAAAGTCTCTGAACCTGTTGCTAAGCATTTTATGAGGCAATTGG CTTTAGGTTTGCAAGTACTTCAAGAGAAGCATTGTATCCACCGAGATTTAAAGCCTCAG aattTACTTTTATCCTCCAAGGAAGTAACTCCGTTGCTAAAGATAGGTGATTTTGGGTTTGCAAG GTCTTTAACACCAGAGAGCATGGCGGAAACATTTTGCGGTTCTCCATTGTATATGGCTCCAGAGATTATCCGGAACCAAAAGTATGATGCTAAG GCTGACTTATGGAGTGCTGGTGCAATTTTGTTCCAACTTGTTACTGGGAAGCCACCTTTTGATGGGACTAATCACATCCAG ctttttcaaaatattgtgaGAGATACTGAGTTGAAGTTTCCTCGAGATGGTTTGAATGAGATTCATCCTGATTGTGTTGATCTCTGCAGAAGTCTTCTACGCCGAGACCCAA TTGAGCGATTGACGTTCAGAGAGTTCTTCAGCCACAGGTTCCTTCAAGAGCCAAG ACAAATGCCTGGTGTTGCACATTCTGATGATTCTACTAGCTCTTCCGCACAACCTAGTGGTGGTATAAACAGATCCAAATCAAGTTCAGAGAATGTCTACAAACACGCGAGTTCCTCCTCTAGTGCCTCAACTTCTAACATGTTGATGCAACATGATGTCTCTTGTGACAAGACTAGGAAAGACAATGAGGGACAGTGTTCATCAAACCCACTCGGAg TACTTGACTCGCTTGAGCTCATAGAGAGGGAGTACGTACTTGTCAACCGTCCTTCAGAAGGTTCATCAGATTGTTTCGACACATCACTTCACAAAGCTTCATCGAGCTCACTCGAAGCACAGAGACCATTACCAGCAAGCGGTGGATCGCACCTGTTAACAGAAGTCCAACGGTTAACTATCGTTCACCCTCCAATGAAGCTCCAACTTTTGCATCAGTATGCAGAAGCACTTACACAAGTAGCTCGTGAGATG GACAATGCAGGACAGGTGAAGGAATCTTTTGCTGTTACGCTCGTTGTTTTAGCTGCGTGGAGGAAAGCTTTAGAGATATGCGATTCTTGGATGGTGTCCGTTGGAGAGGATAGAGTGAACACCGCAGCTCCAGGGACTTCGAATCCTGATTTAAATTCACCAGCAGTAGCTAAAACTTGGGTGACACAAGAGTTTGTTACCGCGTTTAACCAGGCTGAGACTTCATCAGCTCGATTAAACGAAACAAGCG CTGCTACTCATATGCCTGATGCCATGGAGACAATATACGACAAGGCACTAGCGTACGGCAAGAGTGGTGGG GCGGAAGAATATTTGAATAACAAGGAAAGTGCAGCAAGATTATACAAGAAAGCAATTCTTCTACTCTCCTTTATAATAGAGGAAGCAGTGACTCTTCCTCTAAACCCTCCTTTCTCATTAACCCCTGACGACAAGAAGAGGATTCTCTACTACATCTCTAACTTGCAGCATCGTCGGTCTCATCTTTAG
- the LOC108860561 gene encoding LOW QUALITY PROTEIN: metal tolerance protein A1 (The sequence of the model RefSeq protein was modified relative to this genomic sequence to represent the inferred CDS: deleted 3 bases in 2 codons), producing MDSTRSKVCGETACVFSTSKTPSDAKERSASKRNLCIVVVLCIMFMTIEVVGGIKANSLAILTDAAHLLTDVAAFAISILSLWASSWEANPRHSYGFSRIEILGALVSVQLIWLLAGVLVYEAITRLFQQTNDDVDGFFMVLVAAFGLVVNIIMVVVLGHDHDNGHYHIHGHGHVHDHEHGNAEQLLEKSKERRNINVQGAYLHFLGDLIQSVGVMIGGGLIWYNPKWKVIDFICTLVFSVIVLGTTIKMIRSILEVLMESTPRDIDAKQLDKGLLEIKEVVSLYELHIWEITVGKVLFSCHVKIKQESDDAVVLNKVIDYIRREYRISHVTIQIER from the exons ATGGATTCAACAAGAAGTAAAGTCTGCGGAGAAACAGCTTGTGTGTTTTCAACTTCT AAGACTCCAAGTGATGCTAAGGAACGTTCTGCTTCGAAGCGAAATCTCTGTATCGTTGTCGTGCTATGTATTATGTTCATGACCATAGAAGTTGTTGGTGGCATTAAGGCAAACAGTTTAGCTATACTAACCGATGCAGCTCATTTGCTCACCGATGTTGCTGCTTTTGCTATCTCAATCCTCTCCTTGTGGGCGTCTTCTTGGGAAGCG AATCCTCGGCATAGCTATGGGTTTTCCAGGATTGAGATCTTGGGTGCTCTTGTCTCAGTCCAGCTCATTTGGCTACTCGCTGGAGTCTTGGTCTACGAAGCTATAACTAGACTCTTTCAACAGACTAATGATGATGTTGATGGATTCTTTATGGTCCTTGTTGCTGCTTTTGGTTTAGTCGTTAACATCATAATGGTTGTTGTGCTTGGACATGATCATGATAATGGCCATTATCATATTCATGGTCACGGCCATGTGCATGATCATGAGCATG GTAATGCTGAGCAGTTGTTGGAGAAATCAAAGGAAAGGAGGAACATTAATGTGCAAGGAGCTTATCTTCATTTTCTTGGAGATTTAATTCAAAGCGTTGGAGTAATGATTGGAGGAGGACTGATTTGGTATAACCCTAAATGGAAAGTCATTGACTTCATATGCACGTTAGTGTTTTCGGTTATTGTTTTAGGGACAACCATTAAGATGATACGAAGCATACTTGAAGTTCTAATGGAGAGTACACCGAGAGATATTGATGCCAAGCAGCTCGACAAAGGATTGTTGGAGATTAAGGAAGTGGTGTCTCTTTATGAGCTTCACATTTGGGAAATAACAGTTGGAAAAGTTCTGTTTTCTTGTCATGTCAAGATCAAACAAGAATCTGATGATGCTGTGGTGCTTAACAAAGTGATTGATTACATCCGGAGAGAGTACCGTATCAGTCACGTTACCATACAAATCGAGCGTTAG
- the LOC108860648 gene encoding transcription factor bHLH67, whose product MTCLYSPSSSVYIRMSPQKSLSPLQDKTSSTNNQYLLLSPLLSSASPALLTLLKSHCSLYKANNYKSRKTQNQKRVHEFPILLLIIYCTTHHYTTNKSSLKWRGFKGTSTPVYFLGQNADGRSLEAQSFAFKEEEEEESMQDTVPFLQMLQSEEDPLPLTSFKELLSLQNLHNHWGLESYLSHNETNRFYHNPVSALSMEVTNNPFSSQELPLSREDMTVPSSSSTPNSRRKRKTISNPPPEVTRGKRKRRKTKPSKDIEEIENQRINHIAVERNRRRQMNEHINSLRSLLPPSYIQRVDQASIVGGAINYVKVLEQVIQSLELQKRAQQSSRVENRVTCVPRIEATLIQNYVNLKVECRKKQGQLLKGIVSLEKLRLTVLHLNISSLSLSSISYCFNLKMEDDCKLESAEEITKVAQQIFDT is encoded by the exons ATGACTTGTCTCTATTCACCTTCTTCTTCGGTGTATATTAGAATGTCCCCACAAAAGTCTCTGTCTCCACTTCAAGACAAAACTTCCTCCACCAATAATCAATATCTACTTCTCTCTCCTCTGCTCAGCTCAGCCTCACCAGCTCTTCTTACA CTACTAAAGAGTCACTGCTCTCTATATAAAGCTAACAATTACAAGTCCAGAAAGACTCAGAATCAGAAGAGAGTACATGAGTTTCCTATTCTGCTTCTTATCATTTATTGTACCACACATCATTACACAACAAACAAAAGCTCTCTCAAATGGAGAGGTTTCAAGGGCACATCAACCCCTGTATAT TTTCTGGGTCAAAATGCTGATGGGAGAAGCTTAGAAGCTCAAAGCTTTGCCttcaaagaagaagaggaggaagaaagcATGCAAGATACAGTTCCATTTCTACAGATGTTGCAGAGTGAAGAAGACCCTTTACCGTTAACATCATTCAAAGAACTGTTGTCTCTTCAGAACCTCCATAACCATTGGGGACTCGAAAGCTATCTTTCACACAATGAAACCAACCGCTTCTATCACAACCCAGTTTCAGCATTATCCATGGAAGTAACCAACAATCCTTTCTCAAGCCAAGAACTCCCTTTGAGCCGAGAGGACATGACGGTTCCTTCTTCCTCGTCAACACCAAACTCAAGACGCAAGCGCAAAACCATCAGCAACCCTCCTCCTGAAGTGACTAGaggaaagagaaagaggaggaAAACTAAACCAAGTAAAGACATTGAAGAGATAGAGAATCAAAGAATCAACCACATTGCTGTTGAACGTAATCGGAGGCGACAGATGAACGAACATATCAACTCGCTACGTTCTCTTCTCCCACCTTCTTACATCCAACGA GTCGACCAAGCATCTATAGTAGGAGGAGCTATAAACTACGTGAAGGTCCTCGAGCAAGTCATACAATCACTCGAGTTGCAAAAGAGAGCGCAACAGAGTAGTAGAGTTGAAAACAGAGTTACTTGCGTGCCAAGAATCGAAGCTACATTGATACAGAACTACGTTAACCTTAAAGTTGAGTGTCGGAAGAAACAAGGGCAGCTTCTGAAAGGAATCGTTTCACTTGAAAAGCTTAGACTCACTGTTCTTCATCTCAATATCTCGTCATTGTCTCTTTCATCAATCTCTTATTGCTTCAACCTCAAG ATGGAGGACGATTGTAAACTAGAATCGGCCGAGGAGATAACGAAGGTGGCGCAGCAGATTTTCGATACAtaa